In a genomic window of Methanocella sp.:
- a CDS encoding acetolactate synthase large subunit — MSANAPQRIPGARALIKSLEAEGVDTIFGYPGGQILPVYDELYDSSIRHILVRHEQAAAHAADGFARATGRVGVCLATSGPGATNLVTGIATAYMDSVPMVAITGQVPTKLIGNDAFQEADITGITIPITKHNYLIKNAADLPMTIKEAFLVASTGRPGPVLVDLPKDVQSDLMDFEYPKEAKLASYKPTYAGHPLQIKKACDLIEKAERPVLYVGGGAITANAHEEVKQLAESIMAPVTTTLMGKGAFPEDHPLSLGMLGMHGTRYANYAIIDCDLLIAIGARFDDRVTGKIESFAPSAKIIHIDVDPAELGKNVRVDVPIVGDAKAVLKKLNSMLKVKLTKSSAWNQKIQHWKKEYPLDYDKDCSELKPQCIVERLNDLVKDGIFVTEVGQNQMWAAHYIRCKRPRTFISSGGLGTMGYGFPAAIGAKVGCPDKEVWDIAGDGSIQMNIQELATAVSNDIPVRVAILNNEYLGMVRQWQELFYNRRYSYTDMRGQPDFVKVAEAYGALGIRVEKQGDVKDAIKSAMKSDRPVFIDFRVSREENVFPMVPAGASINEFVEQRGFK; from the coding sequence GTGAGCGCGAACGCACCCCAAAGGATCCCCGGCGCGAGAGCACTGATCAAGTCGCTCGAAGCCGAGGGAGTGGATACCATTTTCGGGTATCCAGGCGGCCAGATCCTCCCGGTCTATGACGAGCTCTACGATTCGAGCATTCGCCATATACTGGTGAGGCACGAGCAGGCAGCGGCGCACGCCGCGGACGGCTTTGCCAGGGCCACGGGGCGCGTAGGCGTATGCCTCGCCACAAGCGGCCCGGGGGCCACGAACCTGGTAACAGGCATCGCGACCGCTTACATGGACTCCGTGCCGATGGTGGCCATCACCGGGCAGGTGCCGACGAAGCTCATCGGCAACGACGCCTTCCAGGAGGCCGACATCACCGGCATCACCATCCCCATCACGAAGCACAACTACCTCATCAAGAACGCCGCAGACCTGCCCATGACGATCAAGGAGGCGTTCCTCGTCGCCTCGACCGGCCGGCCTGGCCCCGTCCTCGTGGACTTGCCCAAGGACGTCCAGTCCGACCTGATGGATTTCGAGTACCCGAAGGAGGCTAAGCTGGCCAGCTACAAGCCGACCTACGCGGGACATCCCCTGCAGATCAAGAAGGCCTGCGATCTCATAGAAAAGGCCGAAAGGCCGGTGCTCTACGTGGGAGGCGGCGCCATCACGGCCAACGCCCACGAAGAGGTCAAACAGCTGGCGGAATCCATCATGGCGCCCGTGACGACGACGCTCATGGGCAAGGGAGCCTTCCCGGAAGACCACCCGCTGTCGCTGGGCATGCTGGGCATGCACGGCACGCGGTACGCCAACTACGCCATCATCGATTGTGACCTGCTGATCGCCATCGGCGCCCGGTTCGACGACCGCGTCACGGGAAAGATCGAGAGTTTCGCCCCCAGCGCGAAGATCATCCACATCGACGTTGACCCGGCAGAGCTGGGCAAGAACGTCCGTGTGGACGTGCCCATAGTGGGCGACGCTAAGGCGGTCCTGAAAAAGCTGAACTCCATGCTGAAGGTGAAGCTTACGAAGTCGTCGGCCTGGAACCAGAAGATCCAGCACTGGAAGAAGGAGTACCCGCTGGACTATGACAAGGACTGCAGCGAGCTCAAGCCCCAGTGCATCGTCGAGAGGCTCAACGACCTGGTCAAGGATGGCATCTTCGTCACCGAGGTCGGCCAGAACCAGATGTGGGCGGCCCACTATATACGCTGTAAGCGGCCGAGGACGTTCATTTCCTCGGGCGGCCTGGGCACCATGGGCTACGGCTTCCCCGCGGCCATCGGCGCCAAGGTCGGGTGCCCGGACAAGGAGGTCTGGGACATCGCCGGCGACGGCAGCATCCAGATGAACATCCAGGAGCTGGCGACCGCCGTGAGCAACGACATCCCGGTCCGCGTGGCCATCCTGAATAACGAGTACCTGGGCATGGTCCGGCAGTGGCAGGAATTGTTCTATAACCGGCGCTACTCGTATACCGACATGCGGGGCCAGCCAGACTTCGTCAAGGTCGCCGAAGCGTATGGCGCATTAGGCATAAGGGTCGAAAAGCAGGGCGACGTGAAGGATGCCATCAAGTCGGCCATGAAGAGCGACCGCCCCGTGTTCATCGACTTCCGGGTGTCGCGGGAGGAGAACGTCTTCCCGATGGTCCCGGCGGGAGCTTCCATCAACGAGTTCGTCGAGCAGAGGGGGTTCAAGTAA
- the aglJ gene encoding S-layer glycoprotein N-glycosyltransferase AglJ — protein sequence MKDKVCILIPTLNEGKTIRDLVARFKKLGYEDVMVIDGNSSDNTVSEATAAGARVVSQDGKGKGMAVQQAFALIDKDVTVMIDGDGTYLPEEVGKLIAPIEAGKADHVMGNRFADYEKGAFTRLNLIGNKILNNAFNLDFRVRLEDILTGYRAFNKKAIRLMDLNQSGFGIEAELTVESIKKDLRVVEVPISYRARAPGAPTKLNPLEDGFKIGYTIYKLGKTYNPMLYLSLIGAVFVIAGLAVGCYVTLDWFKGINHLPLTILTALLTITGVQIFIFGYLSDMIVQVQREMLRELRKR from the coding sequence ATGAAAGACAAAGTGTGCATCCTGATCCCCACGCTAAACGAGGGCAAGACCATACGGGACCTCGTGGCCCGGTTCAAGAAGCTGGGCTATGAGGACGTAATGGTGATCGACGGCAATAGCTCGGACAATACGGTGTCTGAGGCGACGGCCGCCGGGGCCCGGGTCGTCTCCCAGGACGGCAAGGGGAAGGGCATGGCAGTGCAGCAGGCCTTCGCCCTCATCGACAAGGACGTCACGGTGATGATCGACGGGGACGGGACGTACCTGCCTGAAGAGGTGGGTAAGCTTATCGCCCCCATCGAGGCCGGAAAGGCCGACCACGTCATGGGGAACCGGTTCGCGGACTACGAGAAGGGCGCTTTTACGCGGCTCAACCTCATCGGCAACAAGATTTTGAATAACGCGTTTAACCTGGACTTCCGGGTCAGGCTCGAGGACATCCTCACGGGCTACAGGGCCTTCAATAAAAAGGCCATCAGGCTGATGGACCTAAACCAGTCGGGCTTCGGCATCGAGGCCGAGCTCACGGTCGAGAGCATTAAAAAGGACCTGCGGGTGGTCGAGGTTCCAATCTCTTACCGGGCCCGGGCGCCGGGCGCGCCCACGAAGCTCAATCCCCTCGAGGACGGATTCAAGATCGGCTATACCATCTACAAGCTCGGCAAGACCTACAACCCCATGCTGTACCTGAGCCTGATAGGCGCGGTCTTCGTCATCGCGGGCCTGGCTGTCGGCTGCTATGTGACCCTGGACTGGTTCAAGGGCATCAACCACCTGCCCCTGACCATCCTGACGGCGCTTCTGACCATCACGGGCGTCCAGATCTTCATTTTCGGGTATTTGAGCGATATGATCGTGCAGGTGCAGCGCGAGATGCTGCGGGAACTACGGAAGCGCTAA
- a CDS encoding ferritin family protein, translating into MPEFANPFAGMNAPRKLTRDELVRAIRFDIAAEYEAIQLYRQLADSIDDKVAKAVLEDIAEEEAVHAGEFLRLLKYLQPDEEKSYEKGYKEVEDMMKKLKKK; encoded by the coding sequence ATGCCAGAGTTCGCAAATCCATTCGCGGGCATGAACGCCCCAAGGAAATTGACCCGGGACGAGCTAGTACGGGCCATACGATTCGACATCGCGGCCGAGTACGAGGCCATCCAGCTCTACCGCCAGCTCGCCGACTCGATCGATGATAAGGTCGCAAAGGCGGTTCTAGAAGACATCGCCGAGGAGGAGGCCGTCCACGCGGGCGAGTTCCTGAGGCTCCTGAAGTACCTGCAGCCGGACGAGGAAAAGTCCTACGAGAAGGGGTACAAGGAAGTCGAGGACATGATGAAGAAGCTTAAGAAAAAATAA
- a CDS encoding carboxypeptidase-like regulatory domain-containing protein, producing MYKGNKTATIFLLITIFSVSCISAASAAHADNNTTVTPTTMATITPMPNATASPTAVPTPGPRQVFSSPVWDTNHVTITVTNNGEPIAVVAWINDPSNKATVSVGAHQTVPVSTPAIQAQNGQIVKFGFDATQNGTAIDSYSATITVNLGPTPTALPAETVTISGYVTDANNNPVAGATVTFHSVTYEKAYPSVTTGNDGFYTSPRMYPDVYTISVSAGGYQPVSLTTNGKITEDSTVAPIPLKALAGTPTPTPTPSPTPTNPIDSWISLLYNPALCVGTISSLIAVVAGSIGIYEWMERKRKEREGMAGGKKDEGPKPPKI from the coding sequence GTGTATAAAGGGAATAAAACGGCCACGATATTTCTCCTGATAACCATTTTCTCGGTATCTTGCATCAGCGCTGCGTCCGCAGCCCATGCGGATAACAACACGACCGTTACTCCGACGACCATGGCCACCATCACGCCGATGCCGAACGCCACAGCGTCGCCGACGGCGGTGCCCACGCCGGGCCCACGGCAGGTCTTCTCCTCGCCCGTATGGGACACCAACCACGTCACTATCACCGTTACCAACAATGGAGAGCCGATCGCAGTCGTCGCCTGGATCAACGACCCTTCGAATAAGGCAACCGTATCCGTTGGCGCCCATCAAACAGTCCCGGTGTCGACACCCGCTATCCAGGCCCAGAACGGCCAGATCGTGAAGTTCGGCTTCGACGCCACGCAGAATGGCACGGCCATCGATTCCTATAGCGCCACCATCACCGTCAACCTCGGCCCGACCCCGACGGCCCTGCCCGCCGAGACCGTGACCATATCCGGCTATGTCACGGACGCGAATAATAATCCCGTCGCCGGGGCCACGGTGACATTCCACTCCGTGACCTACGAAAAGGCATACCCGTCGGTCACGACGGGCAACGACGGCTTCTATACCTCCCCCAGGATGTACCCCGACGTTTATACGATCTCGGTCAGCGCGGGGGGATACCAGCCAGTCTCGCTGACGACCAACGGCAAGATCACGGAGGACTCGACCGTCGCCCCCATCCCGCTGAAGGCGCTGGCCGGCACGCCGACCCCGACGCCTACGCCGTCTCCTACGCCGACGAACCCCATAGACTCCTGGATATCGCTCCTGTATAACCCGGCCCTTTGCGTCGGTACCATCTCCTCTTTGATAGCGGTCGTGGCCGGCTCCATCGGCATATACGAGTGGATGGAGCGCAAGCGCAAGGAGCGCGAAGGCATGGCCGGCGGGAAGAAGGACGAGGGCCCGAAGCCCCCGAAGATCTAA
- a CDS encoding oligosaccharyl transferase, archaeosortase A system-associated, which translates to MAKPSKGKKALKSSQKAVKEEKAVAPEPVVVQAVQAEKPKKDTPVAEQASAVPADRSSIVDKAVHFVKSNLTIYTIAIVLLMGLMLYLRVVPPHDAVFTNWPWLNGSTYVNIAADDGVYHMRLLNNLLQHFPFRILYDPFTHFPYGNTIHFGPLFELIPAAFLLIAGLGNPGQLLTDSVAAYYPAVLGMLVIIPVYYIAKKLFGRPAGLVAAVAIAFMPGAFFYRSILGSFDHHVAEVLFMACTVACMVYALDAAKKSNVSLEQIKNKDWGSLKMLLIYGALAGIFLGCYLLSWVGALLLAFTLFVYFTLQAFIDDYKGRSLDYLVVLAALVFLIPTLMVLPYAFSNLSFSAVYYSLTQPLLFIFAFLGVCVEYSVARVLKESKAEKWTFPVAIVGITVIALILVDLIIPNLFGILQYSLTQLVPSGGTLTIAEAYPTFLSRTTGGYSFDTVWQNYYWTFPAAILGLILLIINVFRSQRPGEIMFLVWNLVMTWALVAQNRFTYYWGVNAALLTAYLAYQTFQMLDLDKYWADFKKKVNGMENFQRFLKKNTGSTIAVVFVVLVFALIAVYPALPMSDATGANSEGVLFQTASSGASTLPYEWYDALMWMRSHTPDPQGNTISPTFNYASGQYYKDPANKTYDYPSSAYGVMSWWDYGHDIEYVAQRIPNANPFQAGIIEENGTTGASPFFCSTDENQSVKMLDEVGGRYVAIDNQMASGKFYAIQTWIGDTGGWESLVNSTYLYSDGSSMYQTQDTVPILQDTAKWDNSIMNRLYYEDADNMSHYRLVYESAGAYYVNMKVINRNTGYAGFNNPLSFNNLDNATQIYNLYGHFVVATDSRGTLYGYDARPPAKFVKIFEKVDGATLTGSAPEGSNVTATLTLKTDQGRTFNYTASTVAQNGYYSFVVPYPTELMKGDGYSYGIMPQTKYVITYGNTTKSVDVPESAVMSGSTVQIT; encoded by the coding sequence ATGGCGAAACCATCGAAAGGGAAGAAGGCATTAAAATCATCGCAGAAGGCCGTCAAGGAGGAAAAGGCGGTCGCTCCTGAGCCGGTCGTCGTGCAGGCGGTACAGGCGGAGAAGCCGAAAAAAGATACGCCCGTCGCCGAACAGGCCAGTGCAGTGCCGGCGGACCGGTCGTCTATTGTCGATAAGGCGGTCCACTTCGTAAAGTCGAATTTAACTATATACACTATTGCCATCGTGCTCCTTATGGGCCTAATGCTCTACCTCCGGGTGGTACCTCCACATGATGCCGTTTTCACCAACTGGCCCTGGCTGAACGGCTCGACGTACGTCAACATTGCCGCAGACGACGGCGTCTACCACATGAGGCTGCTGAACAACCTGCTCCAGCATTTCCCGTTCAGGATCCTGTACGACCCGTTCACCCACTTCCCGTACGGTAACACCATCCACTTCGGGCCGCTCTTCGAGCTCATACCCGCGGCCTTCCTTCTCATCGCAGGCCTTGGCAATCCCGGCCAGCTGCTGACCGACTCGGTCGCCGCCTACTACCCCGCGGTGCTGGGCATGCTGGTCATCATACCGGTCTACTACATCGCCAAGAAGCTATTCGGCAGGCCGGCGGGCCTCGTGGCGGCCGTCGCCATTGCTTTCATGCCGGGCGCGTTCTTCTACAGGTCCATACTCGGCTCGTTCGACCATCACGTCGCCGAAGTGCTCTTCATGGCCTGCACCGTCGCGTGCATGGTCTATGCGCTGGATGCGGCGAAAAAGTCCAACGTCAGCCTTGAGCAGATAAAGAACAAGGACTGGGGCTCACTCAAGATGCTTCTAATTTATGGCGCCCTGGCCGGCATCTTTTTGGGGTGCTATCTGCTCAGCTGGGTCGGCGCTCTACTGCTGGCGTTCACGCTGTTCGTATATTTCACGCTGCAGGCGTTCATCGACGACTATAAGGGCAGATCGCTGGATTACCTGGTGGTCCTGGCGGCCCTGGTCTTCCTCATACCGACGCTCATGGTGCTGCCGTATGCGTTTTCCAACCTGTCCTTCTCGGCGGTATACTATTCCCTTACGCAGCCGCTGCTGTTCATATTCGCCTTCCTGGGCGTGTGCGTAGAATACTCTGTCGCACGCGTGCTGAAGGAGAGCAAGGCAGAGAAGTGGACGTTCCCCGTCGCCATCGTAGGCATAACAGTCATCGCCCTGATACTGGTAGACCTCATCATACCCAATCTCTTCGGCATCCTGCAGTACAGCCTTACCCAGCTGGTCCCGAGCGGGGGGACGCTCACGATCGCGGAAGCCTACCCGACGTTCCTCAGCCGGACCACCGGAGGGTACAGCTTCGACACGGTCTGGCAGAACTACTACTGGACGTTCCCGGCGGCGATCCTGGGGCTGATCCTGCTGATCATAAACGTGTTCCGCTCACAGCGCCCCGGCGAGATCATGTTCCTGGTCTGGAATCTGGTCATGACCTGGGCCCTGGTGGCGCAGAATCGGTTCACCTATTACTGGGGAGTCAACGCCGCGTTGTTGACTGCATACCTGGCGTATCAGACGTTCCAGATGTTGGACCTGGATAAATACTGGGCGGACTTTAAAAAGAAGGTCAACGGCATGGAGAACTTCCAGCGCTTCCTGAAAAAGAACACGGGAAGCACCATCGCAGTCGTGTTCGTCGTGCTGGTCTTCGCCTTGATCGCCGTCTACCCCGCGCTGCCCATGAGCGACGCGACCGGCGCGAACTCCGAGGGGGTTCTCTTCCAGACGGCTTCTTCCGGCGCCTCCACGCTGCCTTATGAATGGTACGATGCCCTCATGTGGATGCGGAGCCATACGCCCGACCCCCAGGGTAATACCATAAGCCCCACATTCAACTACGCTAGCGGGCAGTACTATAAGGACCCTGCGAATAAGACCTACGATTACCCATCGAGCGCCTATGGCGTCATGAGCTGGTGGGACTATGGCCACGACATCGAGTACGTGGCCCAGCGGATACCGAACGCCAACCCGTTCCAGGCCGGCATCATCGAGGAGAACGGCACCACGGGCGCCTCCCCGTTCTTCTGCTCCACGGACGAGAACCAGAGCGTGAAGATGCTCGACGAGGTGGGCGGCAGGTACGTGGCCATCGATAACCAGATGGCCTCCGGCAAGTTCTACGCCATCCAGACCTGGATCGGCGATACCGGCGGCTGGGAGTCCCTGGTCAACAGCACCTACCTGTACTCGGACGGCTCTAGCATGTACCAAACACAGGACACGGTGCCAATCCTGCAGGACACGGCAAAGTGGGATAACTCGATCATGAACCGCCTGTACTACGAGGACGCGGACAACATGAGCCACTACCGCCTCGTGTACGAGTCGGCCGGCGCCTACTACGTGAACATGAAGGTCATCAACCGTAACACGGGCTACGCCGGCTTCAACAATCCGCTCTCGTTCAACAACCTGGATAACGCCACGCAAATATACAACCTGTACGGGCACTTCGTCGTGGCCACCGACTCAAGAGGCACCTTATACGGCTATGATGCCAGGCCGCCGGCGAAATTCGTGAAGATCTTCGAGAAGGTCGACGGCGCGACGCTTACGGGCAGCGCGCCGGAGGGCTCGAACGTCACCGCCACGCTCACGCTGAAGACGGACCAGGGCCGGACGTTCAACTACACGGCAAGTACAGTAGCCCAGAATGGCTACTACTCGTTCGTCGTGCCCTACCCGACCGAGCTGATGAAGGGCGACGGCTACTCTTACGGTATAATGCCGCAGACAAAGTACGTCATTACCTACGGCAACACCACGAAGAGCGTGGACGTGCCCGAGAGCGCCGTCATGAGCGGCTCGACCGTGCAAATAACGTAA
- a CDS encoding (R)-citramalate synthase, protein MFLFTSVRFLDTTLRDGEQTPGVSLEPEKKVWIARNLDALGVDVIEAGSAVTSQGERDGIKAVVRENLKAEICSFARIVKSDIDYALDCDVDSVHLVVPISDLHITQKLKKDRETVKRTAVDMVEYAKKHGLIVELSGEDASRADLDYVGDVYKAGVEAGADRLCFCDTVGVLNPEGTYDIFRRLVQEVGAPISIHCHDDFGLATANTLAALRAGASQAHVTINGVGERAGNTSLEEVAIVLKSLYGVDTRIVLENLYPTSRLVSRLMGIPVAPNKSLVGDNAFMHESGIHVHGLMANAATYEPIMPETIGRKRQIMLGKHAGRSTVEMALQGFGLSATGPQLDEITGRVKALGDMGKHVTDVDLMSIADSVLGNHAVARIKLIDCTILSGNHATPTSSVKLTIDGHEITESAVGVGPVDAALNALRRSISGVADVKLDDYRVEAITGGTDALVEVWVKMSRDGRVISARGAGPDIIMASVQAFVDGMNRLIEEKNGIVRKAEKP, encoded by the coding sequence ATCTTTTTATTCACCAGTGTCAGGTTCCTTGACACTACGTTGAGAGACGGCGAGCAGACGCCAGGCGTCAGCCTGGAGCCGGAGAAAAAGGTCTGGATCGCCAGAAATCTGGACGCCCTTGGCGTCGACGTCATTGAGGCCGGATCGGCCGTGACTTCCCAGGGCGAGCGCGACGGTATCAAGGCCGTTGTCCGCGAAAACCTGAAAGCGGAAATCTGCAGTTTTGCGCGCATCGTTAAAAGCGACATAGACTACGCCCTCGACTGCGACGTCGACTCCGTCCACCTGGTCGTGCCGATCTCCGACCTGCACATCACGCAGAAATTGAAAAAGGACCGCGAAACGGTCAAGCGCACTGCGGTGGACATGGTCGAGTACGCCAAAAAGCACGGGCTGATCGTCGAGCTATCGGGCGAGGACGCCTCAAGGGCCGACCTGGATTACGTCGGCGACGTCTATAAGGCGGGCGTAGAGGCGGGAGCCGACAGGCTCTGCTTCTGCGATACCGTCGGGGTCCTCAACCCCGAGGGCACGTACGACATCTTCCGGAGGCTCGTGCAGGAAGTGGGCGCTCCCATAAGCATCCACTGCCACGACGACTTCGGCCTGGCAACTGCGAACACTCTCGCTGCGCTCCGGGCGGGCGCAAGCCAGGCCCACGTCACGATTAACGGCGTAGGGGAGCGGGCCGGGAATACGTCGCTCGAAGAGGTCGCCATCGTGCTGAAGTCGCTGTACGGCGTCGACACCCGCATCGTCCTCGAGAACCTGTACCCCACGTCTCGCCTCGTCAGCCGGCTCATGGGCATCCCGGTGGCCCCGAACAAGTCGCTGGTAGGCGACAACGCCTTCATGCACGAGTCCGGGATACACGTCCACGGGCTCATGGCGAACGCCGCCACGTACGAGCCCATCATGCCCGAAACAATAGGCAGAAAGCGCCAGATCATGCTCGGAAAACACGCCGGGCGCTCGACCGTGGAGATGGCGCTCCAGGGCTTCGGGCTGAGCGCGACCGGGCCCCAGCTCGACGAAATAACGGGCCGGGTCAAGGCCCTCGGCGACATGGGCAAGCACGTCACGGACGTCGACCTGATGTCCATCGCGGACAGCGTGCTGGGCAACCACGCCGTCGCCAGGATAAAGCTCATCGACTGCACCATTTTATCGGGAAACCACGCGACCCCGACATCCTCGGTCAAACTTACCATCGACGGGCATGAGATCACCGAATCGGCCGTGGGCGTGGGCCCCGTGGACGCAGCGCTGAACGCGCTGCGCCGGTCCATTTCCGGCGTCGCAGACGTGAAGCTGGACGACTACCGCGTCGAGGCCATCACCGGCGGCACGGACGCTTTAGTAGAGGTATGGGTCAAGATGTCCCGGGACGGCAGAGTCATCAGCGCCCGAGGCGCTGGCCCCGATATCATCATGGCCTCCGTCCAGGCGTTCGTCGACGGGATGAACCGCCTCATCGAAGAGAAGAACGGCATCGTCAGGAAAGCGGAAAAGCCGTGA
- the ilvN gene encoding acetolactate synthase small subunit translates to MSNGNNFHTLSVLVANKPGVLTHVSGLFSRRGYNIDSLTVGVTENPDISRMTIVVHGDEHVIEQVTKQLNKLIDIIKVVDISPLDSVDRELALLKVTAGPDQRAEIIQITNIFRAQIVDVSAKSLIIEVTGSTDKIDALEELMRPFGIKEMVRTGKVALVRGAKPTQFDK, encoded by the coding sequence ATGTCCAACGGCAACAATTTCCACACCCTTTCCGTGCTTGTGGCCAACAAGCCCGGCGTGCTGACCCACGTATCCGGTTTATTTAGCAGGCGCGGCTACAACATCGACAGCCTCACCGTGGGCGTTACCGAGAATCCCGACATTTCCAGGATGACCATCGTGGTGCACGGCGACGAGCACGTCATCGAGCAGGTCACAAAGCAGCTGAACAAGCTGATAGACATCATCAAGGTCGTCGACATATCGCCCCTGGACTCCGTGGACCGGGAGCTGGCCCTGCTTAAAGTGACCGCCGGCCCCGACCAGCGGGCGGAGATCATCCAGATCACGAACATCTTCCGGGCCCAGATCGTGGACGTGAGCGCCAAGAGCCTCATCATCGAGGTCACGGGCAGCACCGATAAGATCGATGCGCTGGAGGAGCTCATGCGGCCGTTCGGCATCAAGGAGATGGTGCGCACCGGCAAGGTGGCGCTCGTAAGGGGCGCCAAGCCCACGCAATTCGATAAGTGA